In Sphingomonas psychrotolerans, the following proteins share a genomic window:
- the lptG gene encoding LPS export ABC transporter permease LptG, whose product MSLYMGKMFLVRTFAILAGLVLILQSLDLLSESGKIMAYAGNGDAEIWRYVGLRTPQLVATFLPFAVLLGTILALSQLNQNSEVIAMKASGLSAHQVLAPLLLTALGVAALSFTFNNRIVARATTTLEQWKKVEYGPLPIDRGDRSNVWVKDGNNLIVVDQIRGKGDAAQLYDVTVYERSGQSLRAILTAKRGVRDGRGWRVDGVQRFDVAAGTMTSLAPMRIADGVRPDQFTLSHINADGLSFGELREVIDDLKLAGRPTKALEGSLWHKLSGPLSSVLMPLLGAVAAFGIARSGKLFVRAVIGMALGFLFFVADNFALAMGNLGAYPPFLAAWAPFLLFLMIGEAVLLRTEE is encoded by the coding sequence ATGTCGCTCTACATGGGCAAGATGTTCCTCGTGCGCACCTTCGCCATCCTGGCGGGACTGGTGCTCATCCTGCAGTCGCTCGATCTTCTGAGCGAATCAGGGAAGATCATGGCCTATGCCGGCAATGGCGATGCCGAGATCTGGCGGTATGTCGGCTTGCGGACGCCGCAGCTCGTTGCGACGTTCCTGCCCTTCGCGGTGCTGCTCGGCACGATCCTCGCGCTCTCGCAGCTCAACCAGAACAGCGAAGTCATCGCGATGAAGGCGTCGGGCCTCTCGGCGCATCAGGTGCTGGCACCCTTGCTGCTCACTGCGCTCGGCGTCGCGGCCTTGTCCTTCACGTTCAACAACCGGATCGTCGCGCGCGCCACCACCACGCTCGAACAATGGAAGAAGGTCGAGTACGGGCCTCTGCCGATCGATCGGGGCGACCGTTCGAACGTCTGGGTCAAGGACGGCAACAATCTGATCGTGGTCGACCAGATTCGCGGCAAAGGCGACGCGGCGCAGCTCTACGACGTCACCGTCTATGAACGCAGCGGCCAGTCGCTCCGCGCGATCCTGACCGCGAAGCGCGGCGTTCGCGACGGCAGGGGCTGGCGCGTCGACGGCGTCCAGCGCTTCGATGTCGCCGCGGGGACGATGACGTCGCTCGCCCCCATGCGTATCGCCGATGGCGTACGGCCTGATCAGTTCACGCTCAGCCATATCAATGCCGATGGACTGTCGTTCGGCGAACTGCGCGAAGTGATCGACGACCTCAAGCTCGCCGGCCGGCCGACCAAGGCACTCGAGGGTTCGCTTTGGCACAAATTGTCGGGGCCGCTCTCGTCGGTACTGATGCCGCTGCTCGGCGCAGTCGCAGCGTTCGGCATCGCCCGATCGGGCAAGCTGTTCGTCCGCGCCGTAATCGGCATGGCGCTCGGTTTCCTGTTCTTCGTCGCCGACAATTTCGCGTTGGCTATGGGTAATCTCGGTGCCTACCCGCCCTTCCTCGCCGCCTGGGCGCCGTTCCTGCTGTTCCTGATGATCGGCGAGGCGGTGCTGCTCAGGACCGAGGAATAA
- the lptF gene encoding LPS export ABC transporter permease LptF — translation MKSIDRYMARLIAVPLISTLLISAMLLVLDRMLRLFDFVATEGGPVSVVWRMLANLLPEYLGLGIPIGLMLGCLLAFRRLATSSELDVLRAVGISYTRLLYVPFMYAIALAILNLVIVGYVQPRARYNYEQLRFELRSGALGASIKVGEFTNFGTQMTLRIESSANEGRDLSGIFVRMTTKEGPVAVTAEKGQFLRADDPNTIIFRLTKGTLVHSAQGSPVPRVLTFDTHNLPIPLPKYEQFRKRGDKSLERTLPELAVLGKDPGAASELRATSRAAFHFRLAEVVSMFLLPMLAAALGIPPKRSTSALGVFLSIVMIVTYHKVNEYGQAIGSLGRIDPIIALWVPFAIFAGLVLWMYHTVAYVPGGQPIGGLEKVFAKIWAAIRRRLPGRRRRKTMEIPA, via the coding sequence ATGAAGTCCATCGATCGCTACATGGCGCGGCTGATCGCTGTTCCCCTGATCTCCACATTGCTGATCTCGGCGATGCTGCTGGTGCTCGATCGCATGCTGCGGCTGTTCGATTTCGTCGCGACCGAAGGCGGGCCGGTCAGCGTCGTCTGGCGGATGCTCGCCAATCTGCTTCCCGAATATCTCGGCCTCGGCATCCCGATCGGGCTGATGCTCGGCTGTCTGCTCGCTTTTCGCCGCCTCGCCACCTCGTCCGAGCTCGACGTGCTGCGCGCAGTGGGGATCAGCTATACGCGCCTGCTGTACGTGCCCTTCATGTATGCGATCGCACTGGCGATCCTGAACCTCGTGATCGTCGGCTATGTCCAGCCGCGCGCGCGCTACAATTACGAACAGCTCCGCTTCGAACTGCGCTCGGGCGCACTCGGCGCGTCGATCAAGGTTGGCGAATTCACCAATTTCGGCACCCAGATGACGCTCCGGATCGAGAGCAGCGCCAATGAAGGCCGCGACCTTTCGGGCATCTTCGTGCGCATGACGACCAAGGAAGGCCCGGTCGCGGTCACTGCCGAGAAGGGCCAGTTCCTCCGCGCCGACGATCCCAACACGATCATCTTCCGGCTGACCAAGGGCACGCTCGTCCATAGCGCGCAGGGGTCGCCGGTCCCGCGCGTGCTCACCTTCGACACACACAATCTGCCGATCCCGCTTCCCAAATACGAGCAGTTCCGCAAGCGCGGCGACAAGAGCCTCGAGCGCACGCTTCCCGAGCTCGCCGTGCTCGGCAAGGATCCCGGCGCCGCCAGCGAGCTGCGCGCCACCAGCCGCGCCGCCTTCCACTTCCGCCTTGCCGAAGTCGTCTCGATGTTCCTGCTGCCGATGCTCGCCGCGGCGCTCGGCATTCCGCCCAAGCGCTCCACTTCGGCGCTCGGCGTGTTCCTGTCGATCGTGATGATCGTCACCTATCACAAGGTGAACGAATATGGGCAGGCGATCGGCAGCCTCGGCCGGATCGATCCGATCATTGCCTTGTGGGTGCCGTTCGCGATCTTCGCGGGGCTGGTGCTGTGGATGTACCATACGGTCGCCTATGTCCCCGGCGGCCAGCCGATCGGCGGGCTGGAGAAGGTGTTCGCCAAGATCTGGGCAGCGATCCGCCGCCGCCTCCCCGGCCGCCGCCGCCGCAAGACCATGGAGATCCCGGCGTGA
- a CDS encoding DUF6683 family protein encodes MSAWKILLPGALSGVFALAPVPASAQGVFDMGMLTNSLSQGALIQSEEARAGSQRAFRSAVRVPRGAAVNRAAITYRPNTAVRQRNMQQFVARLRRVDPAGAADLQRTFARRDLVAEIGGAMRPVGLNPDNVADAMAMYLVAAYYGVRGSVDSKPSDYRAVSAQMARAISTAPGFANASDALKQEIAESMLVQALLVDQAVQAAQRQPSAMPSIKAAIAKGARGAFGFDVAKMRLGPNGLS; translated from the coding sequence ATGTCGGCTTGGAAAATCTTGTTGCCGGGGGCGCTGTCCGGCGTCTTCGCTCTGGCGCCTGTTCCCGCCTCTGCCCAAGGCGTTTTCGATATGGGCATGCTCACCAATTCGCTGTCGCAGGGTGCGCTGATTCAATCGGAAGAGGCGCGCGCGGGCAGCCAGCGGGCGTTCCGGTCGGCGGTTCGCGTTCCCCGCGGCGCGGCCGTAAATCGTGCGGCGATCACCTACCGACCGAACACGGCAGTGCGCCAGCGCAACATGCAGCAGTTCGTCGCTCGGCTGAGGCGGGTGGATCCAGCCGGTGCGGCAGACTTGCAGCGGACGTTCGCGCGCCGTGACCTCGTGGCCGAAATAGGTGGAGCGATGCGCCCGGTCGGGCTCAATCCCGACAATGTTGCCGATGCGATGGCGATGTATCTGGTGGCCGCTTATTACGGCGTGCGCGGCTCCGTCGACAGCAAGCCGTCCGACTATAGGGCAGTGAGCGCCCAGATGGCGCGCGCGATCAGCACGGCTCCCGGCTTTGCGAACGCCAGCGATGCATTGAAGCAGGAAATTGCCGAATCGATGCTCGTCCAGGCGTTGCTCGTCGACCAAGCGGTCCAGGCGGCGCAGAGGCAGCCTTCAGCAATGCCGTCGATCAAGGCGGCGATCGCCAAGGGCGCGCGCGGGGCGTTCGGGTTTGACGTCGCGAAGATGCGATTGGGACCAAACGGCCTCAGTTGA
- the xth gene encoding exodeoxyribonuclease III, with protein sequence MKIVSYNVNGIKARMERLLEYLDEQKPDLVCLQELKGADETLPVGDIEKAGYGAVWHGQKGFNGVAVLARGQEPVERQRGLAGDPEDAHSRYIEVELGDLIIASIYLPNGNPQPGPKFDYKLKWMDRLAERARALLAEERPVVLAGDFNVIPNDDDTFSVRAMASDALMQPESRQRYRSLLAQGWTDALRTRFPSGGIWTFWDYQAGCWQRDAGFRIDHLLLSPQAADRLTGAGVDKEYRGRERASDHAPTWVTLR encoded by the coding sequence ATGAAGATCGTCAGCTACAACGTCAACGGGATCAAGGCGCGTATGGAGCGCCTGCTGGAGTATCTCGACGAGCAGAAGCCCGACCTGGTGTGCCTGCAGGAACTCAAGGGCGCCGACGAGACGCTGCCGGTCGGCGACATCGAGAAAGCGGGATACGGTGCGGTCTGGCACGGCCAGAAGGGCTTCAACGGCGTCGCGGTGCTCGCCCGTGGCCAAGAGCCGGTCGAGCGTCAGCGCGGCCTCGCCGGGGACCCCGAGGATGCGCATAGCCGCTATATCGAAGTCGAGCTGGGCGATCTGATCATCGCTTCGATCTATCTGCCCAACGGCAACCCGCAGCCGGGACCCAAATTCGACTATAAGCTGAAATGGATGGACCGGCTGGCCGAGCGTGCACGCGCGCTGCTCGCCGAGGAGCGCCCGGTAGTGCTCGCGGGCGACTTCAACGTCATTCCCAACGACGACGACACTTTCTCGGTACGCGCGATGGCGAGCGATGCGCTGATGCAACCCGAATCGCGGCAGCGCTATCGCAGCCTGCTCGCACAGGGCTGGACCGACGCGCTGCGCACCCGCTTCCCGAGCGGCGGGATCTGGACCTTCTGGGACTATCAGGCCGGTTGCTGGCAGCGCGATGCCGGGTTCCGGATCGACCATCTCCTGCTCAGCCCGCAGGCGGCCGACCGGCTGACCGGCGCCGGCGTCGACAAGGAGTATCGTGGCCGCGAACGGGCCAGCGATCATGCCCCGACCTGGGTGACGCTACGCTGA
- a CDS encoding DUF6683 family protein produces the protein MPVSKITLRKVVLGAVGALLLAPAPAWAQGAFNMGMLTNTLSQGGSTQSESARASSLPVFRSLSRTPRTTAINRDAIHYSPSMAVRKRNMAQFVSRLRRVDPTSATELERSFARSDPIAEMGGLMRPVGLNPNNVADAMATYLVTAYYGVRGSTDGEPAEFKAVSAQMARAISANGTFAGASDALKQEIAESMMIQAVLANQAVQAAQKKPSAMPAIKAAIAKGSRAAFGFDVTRMRLGPNGLS, from the coding sequence ATGCCAGTTTCGAAAATTACGCTGCGAAAGGTCGTGCTCGGGGCCGTCGGGGCTCTCCTTCTCGCGCCCGCACCTGCCTGGGCACAGGGCGCGTTCAACATGGGAATGCTCACCAACACGCTCTCCCAAGGGGGCAGTACGCAGTCCGAGAGCGCGCGGGCGAGCAGCTTGCCGGTCTTCCGCTCGCTCAGCCGTACCCCTCGGACGACCGCGATCAACCGCGACGCGATTCACTACAGCCCCAGCATGGCGGTGCGGAAGCGCAACATGGCGCAGTTCGTTAGCCGGCTCCGTCGGGTGGACCCGACCAGTGCCACCGAACTCGAGCGTTCGTTCGCGCGCAGCGATCCCATCGCGGAGATGGGCGGCCTGATGCGTCCGGTGGGACTCAACCCCAACAATGTCGCCGATGCGATGGCTACCTATCTAGTCACCGCTTATTATGGCGTGCGGGGCTCGACCGACGGCGAACCGGCCGAGTTCAAGGCAGTGAGCGCGCAGATGGCGCGGGCGATCAGCGCCAATGGCACCTTTGCCGGGGCCAGCGACGCGCTGAAGCAGGAAATCGCGGAGTCGATGATGATCCAGGCGGTGCTCGCGAACCAGGCGGTGCAGGCGGCCCAGAAGAAGCCATCGGCAATGCCGGCGATCAAGGCGGCGATCGCAAAGGGGTCGCGCGCGGCCTTCGGGTTCGACGTGACGCGGATGCGGCTGGGGCCGAACGGCCTCAGTTGA
- the obgE gene encoding GTPase ObgE: MHFLDQAKIFVRSGAGGPGAVSFRREKFMEYGGPDGGNGGKGGDIIFEAVAGLNTLIDFRYTQHFRAPRGHGGSGANRTGGGGDDLVVKVPVGTQILADDDERTVLADLTKVGERIVFLRGGDGGRGNASYKTSTNRAPRQHGTGWPYEEAWVWLRLKLLADAGLVGLPNAGKSTFINAVTNAQAKVGAYAFTTTRPQLGVVRHKQNEFVVADIPGLIEGAAEGAGIGDRFLGHIERCRVLLHLVDANDADVAESYRIVRDELENYGAGLTDKHIVVALNKIDTLDEELIAALSAELEEASGAEVIPISGVSGVGVDWVLDKLLEAIGPEPGTVAADDEGEDTIEWSPV, from the coding sequence ATGCATTTTCTGGATCAGGCGAAGATTTTCGTGCGCTCGGGCGCCGGTGGACCGGGAGCGGTGAGCTTCCGGCGCGAAAAATTCATGGAATATGGCGGCCCCGACGGCGGCAATGGCGGCAAGGGCGGAGACATCATCTTCGAGGCGGTGGCGGGGCTCAATACGCTGATCGACTTCCGCTACACCCAGCACTTCCGGGCACCGCGCGGCCATGGCGGCTCGGGCGCGAACCGGACGGGCGGGGGCGGCGACGATCTGGTGGTCAAGGTGCCGGTGGGCACCCAGATTCTCGCCGACGACGACGAGAGAACCGTGCTCGCCGACCTCACCAAGGTGGGCGAACGCATCGTCTTCCTGCGTGGCGGCGACGGCGGGCGCGGCAATGCCAGCTACAAGACCTCCACCAACCGCGCGCCGCGCCAGCACGGCACCGGCTGGCCGTATGAGGAGGCTTGGGTGTGGCTGCGGCTCAAGCTGCTCGCCGATGCGGGCCTGGTCGGGCTGCCCAATGCCGGCAAGTCGACCTTCATCAACGCTGTGACCAACGCGCAGGCAAAGGTCGGCGCCTATGCCTTTACGACCACCCGGCCCCAGCTGGGCGTGGTTCGCCACAAGCAGAACGAGTTCGTGGTGGCGGACATTCCCGGGCTGATCGAAGGCGCGGCGGAAGGCGCGGGCATCGGCGATCGCTTCCTCGGGCATATCGAGCGTTGTCGAGTGCTGCTCCATCTTGTCGACGCCAATGACGCCGACGTCGCCGAAAGCTATCGCATTGTCCGCGACGAGCTCGAAAATTACGGCGCCGGGCTCACCGACAAACATATCGTGGTCGCGCTCAACAAGATCGACACGCTCGACGAGGAGCTGATCGCGGCGCTGTCGGCCGAACTCGAAGAGGCGAGCGGCGCGGAGGTGATCCCGATTTCCGGCGTGAGTGGAGTGGGGGTCGACTGGGTGCTCGACAAATTGCTCGAGGCGATCGGACCAGAGCCGGGCACGGTGGCCGCCGATGACGAGGGCGAGGACACGATCGAGTGGTCGCCTGTTTGA
- a CDS encoding NAD-dependent epimerase/dehydratase family protein: MALLAITGGTGFVGSRLIALATAAGHEVRALTRREQAARAHIAWVAGDLDNASALAQLCEGVDAVIHVAGVVNAPDRAGFAAGNVHGTRNMLAAAEGAGVQRFVHVSSLAAREPGMSDYGWSKAEAEQLVEQSLLDAVVVRPPAIYGPGDMEMLELFKLAKKGIALLPPGGRLSVIEVGDLGRLLLALASSGNGGRSYDCDDGREHGWSHKEFALAIGTATGKRVAAIALPRPLMMAGAHLDRLVRGAGAKLTPDRVAYFCHEDWVIDSSRRPSARLWQPQVETQAGLAATAAWYREQGLL, from the coding sequence ATGGCCCTTCTCGCCATCACCGGCGGCACCGGCTTCGTCGGATCGCGCCTGATCGCACTGGCGACTGCCGCGGGCCATGAAGTGCGCGCACTCACCCGGCGCGAGCAGGCGGCGCGCGCGCATATCGCGTGGGTGGCTGGAGATCTCGACAACGCGTCGGCGCTGGCACAGCTCTGCGAAGGCGTCGACGCGGTGATCCATGTCGCCGGGGTGGTCAACGCGCCCGATCGCGCCGGCTTCGCCGCCGGCAATGTCCACGGCACCCGGAACATGCTCGCCGCGGCCGAGGGGGCGGGCGTGCAGCGCTTCGTCCATGTTTCGTCGCTCGCCGCGCGCGAGCCCGGCATGTCCGATTATGGCTGGTCCAAGGCCGAGGCCGAGCAACTGGTCGAGCAGTCGCTGCTCGACGCGGTCGTGGTGCGGCCCCCGGCGATCTATGGTCCGGGCGACATGGAGATGCTCGAGCTGTTCAAGCTCGCCAAGAAGGGCATCGCATTGTTGCCGCCGGGCGGGCGGCTCTCGGTGATCGAGGTCGGTGACCTCGGACGGCTGCTGCTCGCATTGGCCAGCAGCGGCAATGGCGGCCGCTCCTACGATTGCGACGACGGGCGCGAACATGGCTGGAGCCACAAGGAGTTCGCACTGGCGATCGGCACCGCGACCGGCAAGCGCGTCGCGGCGATCGCCCTGCCGCGGCCGCTGATGATGGCGGGCGCGCATCTCGATCGGCTGGTGCGTGGCGCCGGCGCCAAGCTGACACCCGATCGGGTCGCCTATTTCTGCCATGAAGACTGGGTGATCGATTCCTCGCGACGCCCATCGGCACGCCTTTGGCAACCGCAGGTCGAGACGCAGGCGGGGCTCGCCGCGACTGCGGCCTGGTATCGCGAACAGGGGCTGCTCTAG
- a CDS encoding fatty acid desaturase family protein: MNSSVALNLREAATPARAAAGRIADDKAMLRAAAEIARDLHKARPAIFWTDMLASAALGYGALAAAIFAPSAGWALLAAAVAVLALYRALLFIHEISHLKHSNLPGFRLAWNALVGVPLMVPSFMYEGVHNLHHARTRYGTVDDPEYLPLALMKPWSLPLFVLVSVLAPIGLLLRYAVLSPLSLVVPPLRKLVFERYSGLVINPAFRRRPLEGADRTRWLAQEIATSVWAIGLIALTAVGVIPLEAFLIFLGVISAITVINQIRTLVAHLWENEGEAMTVTAQYLDSVNVPPPGLLPALWAPVGLRYHALHHLLPSVPYHNLAEAHRRLTAMVEQDSPYHKASYAGLPGLVHQLARSTMGARR; encoded by the coding sequence ATGAACAGCTCTGTTGCATTGAATCTGCGCGAAGCCGCGACACCTGCGCGCGCCGCAGCCGGGCGCATCGCCGACGACAAGGCGATGTTGCGCGCCGCGGCCGAGATCGCCCGTGACTTGCACAAGGCGCGCCCCGCCATCTTCTGGACCGACATGCTGGCCTCGGCCGCGCTCGGCTATGGCGCGCTCGCGGCCGCGATCTTCGCGCCATCCGCGGGCTGGGCGCTGCTCGCCGCGGCGGTCGCGGTGCTCGCGCTCTATCGCGCCTTGCTCTTCATCCACGAGATCAGCCACCTCAAGCACAGCAATCTGCCGGGCTTTCGGCTGGCATGGAATGCGCTTGTCGGAGTGCCGCTGATGGTGCCCTCGTTCATGTACGAGGGCGTCCACAATCTGCATCACGCGCGCACCCGCTACGGCACGGTCGACGATCCCGAATATCTGCCGCTGGCGTTGATGAAGCCGTGGTCGCTGCCGCTGTTCGTGCTGGTCTCGGTATTGGCGCCGATCGGGCTGCTGCTCCGCTACGCCGTGCTGTCGCCGTTGTCGCTGGTGGTGCCGCCGCTGCGCAAGCTGGTGTTCGAGCGCTATTCGGGTCTCGTCATCAATCCGGCCTTCCGCCGCCGCCCGCTCGAAGGTGCCGATCGTACCCGCTGGCTGGCGCAGGAAATCGCGACCAGCGTCTGGGCGATCGGGCTGATCGCGCTCACCGCCGTTGGCGTCATCCCGCTCGAGGCCTTCCTGATCTTCCTCGGCGTGATCAGCGCGATCACAGTGATCAACCAGATCCGCACGCTGGTCGCGCATCTCTGGGAGAATGAAGGCGAGGCGATGACGGTCACCGCGCAATATCTCGACAGCGTCAACGTGCCGCCGCCGGGATTGCTGCCCGCGCTCTGGGCGCCGGTGGGTCTGCGCTATCACGCGCTCCACCATCTGCTGCCCAGCGTGCCCTACCATAATCTCGCCGAGGCACATCGCCGCCTGACCGCGATGGTCGAGCAGGATTCGCCCTATCACAAAGCGAGCTATGCGGGGTTGCCGGGGCTGGTCCACCAGCTGGCACGAAGCACGATGGGCGCGCGCCGCTAA
- a CDS encoding N-acetyltransferase yields the protein MPAPAIRPVVTRADIKAFVELAYRINGDDPHWVAPLRDEVKATIDPKKNGWFSHAEAQLFLAERDGKVVGRISAHIDRLALEMPPEQGFGPGTGFWGLFEAEDAETAAAVIAQAEQWLKGKGMTRALGPVSLSIWEEPGLLVKGHDHSPTVLMGHHPARYQGWIEAAGYTPAKKLLTYDLDITQGFPPLVQRIIAAGEKNAKIRIRKVNKARFDEEAAIILAILNDAWADNWGFVPLTQPEIDDVGKKLKPLVFEDLIMIAELEGEPVAFMVTLPDFNEPLKPLKGKLLPFGWAKLLLWLRKPKARTMRVPLMGVVKRLQSSRMASQLAFMMIEYIRRSAVPNYGATRGEIGWVLDDNQGMIAIADTIESRINREYVIYRKSI from the coding sequence ATGCCCGCACCCGCCATCCGCCCCGTCGTCACCAGGGCGGATATCAAAGCCTTCGTCGAACTCGCCTATCGCATCAACGGCGACGATCCCCATTGGGTCGCGCCGCTCCGCGACGAAGTGAAAGCGACGATCGACCCGAAGAAAAATGGCTGGTTCAGCCATGCCGAAGCGCAGCTGTTCCTCGCTGAGCGGGACGGCAAGGTGGTCGGTCGTATCTCGGCGCATATCGATCGCCTCGCGCTCGAAATGCCGCCCGAACAGGGGTTCGGGCCGGGCACCGGCTTCTGGGGCCTGTTCGAGGCCGAGGATGCCGAGACCGCCGCCGCAGTGATCGCGCAGGCCGAGCAATGGCTGAAGGGCAAGGGCATGACTCGCGCGCTCGGGCCGGTGAGCCTGTCGATCTGGGAAGAGCCCGGATTGCTGGTCAAGGGCCATGACCATTCGCCGACGGTGCTGATGGGGCATCATCCGGCACGCTATCAGGGCTGGATCGAGGCGGCGGGCTACACCCCCGCCAAGAAGCTGCTGACCTATGATCTCGACATCACCCAAGGCTTTCCCCCGCTCGTCCAGCGCATCATCGCGGCAGGCGAGAAGAATGCCAAGATCCGCATCCGCAAGGTCAACAAGGCGCGATTCGACGAGGAGGCCGCGATCATCCTCGCGATCCTCAACGATGCATGGGCGGACAATTGGGGATTCGTCCCGCTCACCCAGCCCGAGATCGACGATGTCGGCAAGAAGCTCAAGCCGCTGGTCTTCGAGGATCTGATCATGATCGCCGAGCTCGAAGGCGAGCCGGTGGCGTTCATGGTCACTCTCCCCGACTTCAACGAGCCGCTCAAGCCGCTCAAGGGGAAATTGCTCCCGTTCGGCTGGGCGAAGCTGCTGCTCTGGCTGCGCAAGCCAAAAGCGAGGACAATGCGCGTGCCGCTGATGGGGGTGGTCAAAAGGCTGCAAAGCTCGCGCATGGCAAGCCAATTGGCCTTCATGATGATCGAATATATCCGGCGCTCCGCGGTTCCCAATTATGGCGCGACGCGGGGCGAGATCGGCTGGGTCCTCGACGACAATCAGGGGATGATCGCGATCGCCGACACGATCGAGAGCCGGATCAATCGCGAATATGTGATCTACCGGAAGTCGATCTGA
- the proB gene encoding glutamate 5-kinase, translating to MYLFPPASCPRLVVKIGSALLVDPDGGVRRAWLEGIAADIAARVVEGQQVAVVSSGAIALGARRLGLSKGGRASLEDAQAAAAVGQIALSQVWAETLGAKGLTAAQILVTLDDLEHRRRYLNAAATLDRLLGLGVVPVLNENDSVATEEIRFGDNDRLAARVAQAAGAQGVVLLSDVDGLYDRNPALPGAQHVALVERIDAAIEAMADRGSASGMGSGGMVSKIAAARIANAAGAHLAIVSGRVERPLSAAARHTLFVAEKAAPARKAWLAGGLTARGTIHVDAGAARALATGSSLLAAGATRVEGDFARGDLVVIAGPDGRHLARGLAEYPGEDAARIAGHRSDAQADILGYAPRSALVHRNHMALL from the coding sequence ATGTATCTTTTTCCGCCCGCTTCCTGCCCGCGCCTCGTCGTCAAGATCGGGTCGGCGCTGCTCGTCGATCCCGATGGCGGCGTGCGGCGGGCATGGCTCGAAGGGATTGCCGCGGACATCGCCGCGCGTGTGGTGGAAGGACAGCAGGTCGCAGTGGTCTCGTCGGGCGCGATCGCGCTCGGCGCGCGACGGCTGGGTTTGAGCAAGGGCGGCCGCGCGAGCCTCGAGGACGCGCAGGCCGCCGCCGCCGTGGGCCAGATCGCGCTCAGTCAGGTCTGGGCGGAGACGCTCGGCGCCAAGGGACTTACCGCCGCGCAGATACTGGTGACGCTCGACGATCTCGAGCATCGGCGGCGCTATCTCAACGCCGCGGCGACGCTCGATCGGCTGCTCGGGCTCGGCGTGGTCCCCGTGCTCAACGAGAATGACAGCGTCGCGACCGAGGAGATCCGCTTCGGCGACAACGATCGGCTCGCGGCCCGGGTGGCGCAGGCGGCGGGCGCGCAGGGGGTAGTCCTGCTCTCCGACGTCGACGGGCTGTACGATCGCAATCCGGCGCTGCCGGGCGCGCAGCACGTCGCCCTGGTCGAGCGGATCGATGCCGCGATCGAGGCGATGGCGGACAGGGGATCTGCCTCGGGCATGGGATCGGGCGGGATGGTCTCGAAGATCGCCGCGGCACGGATCGCCAACGCCGCCGGCGCGCATCTCGCAATCGTATCAGGTCGCGTCGAGCGACCCTTGTCGGCAGCCGCGCGGCACACGCTGTTCGTCGCCGAGAAAGCGGCGCCGGCGCGCAAGGCGTGGCTGGCCGGCGGGCTTACCGCGCGGGGTACGATCCATGTCGATGCGGGCGCAGCCAGAGCGCTCGCGACGGGCAGCAGCCTGCTTGCGGCAGGGGCGACGCGAGTCGAAGGCGATTTCGCCCGCGGCGATCTGGTGGTGATCGCCGGCCCGGACGGGCGGCATCTTGCGCGCGGGCTCGCCGAATATCCAGGCGAGGACGCCGCGCGCATTGCCGGGCATCGCAGCGACGCGCAGGCCGATATCCTAGGCTATGCCCCGCGCTCGGCGCTGGTGCATCGCAACCATATGGCGCTGCTGTGA
- a CDS encoding DUF6683 family protein has product MRARNAIRLAIGSLLIGCATPAAAQEGVDWSGLMMGIAHGTAMDEAARESVSSDRRTEARRPAATTSLTYRPSLERRRANYARFVAKARAQDPRGAASLEKDLSASDLIAKAAPELTRYGFRVDHVGDAYAAWWLNAWLAVRKRTDTPPIRQIAAVRAQAAEAMAAVPEIANASDAAKQEMAEANLLQSLLIGAALEHAKNDPAQLQRISDTLRQGARASGLDLGAMDLTDRGFVPRPG; this is encoded by the coding sequence ATGCGTGCACGAAACGCGATCCGCCTGGCGATCGGCAGCTTGCTGATCGGCTGCGCGACACCCGCCGCAGCGCAGGAAGGCGTCGACTGGAGCGGCCTGATGATGGGCATCGCCCATGGCACAGCGATGGACGAGGCGGCGCGCGAATCGGTCTCCAGCGATCGCCGGACCGAGGCGCGCAGGCCAGCCGCCACGACGAGCCTGACGTACCGCCCCTCCCTCGAGCGACGCCGCGCCAATTACGCGCGGTTCGTCGCGAAAGCGCGTGCGCAGGATCCGCGAGGCGCCGCGTCGCTCGAAAAGGACCTGTCCGCGTCCGATCTGATCGCGAAAGCGGCACCCGAACTCACGCGATATGGCTTTCGCGTCGACCATGTCGGCGATGCCTATGCAGCGTGGTGGCTCAACGCCTGGCTCGCCGTGCGCAAGCGGACCGACACGCCCCCGATACGGCAGATCGCCGCAGTGCGCGCGCAAGCCGCAGAGGCCATGGCAGCGGTCCCGGAGATCGCCAACGCGAGCGACGCCGCCAAACAGGAAATGGCGGAAGCCAATCTGCTCCAGTCGCTGCTGATCGGCGCGGCACTCGAACACGCCAAAAACGACCCCGCTCAGCTGCAACGCATCTCGGACACGCTGCGCCAGGGCGCACGCGCCTCGGGCCTCGATCTCGGCGCGATGGACCTGACCGACCGCGGCTTTGTGCCGCGCCCGGGCTAG